The genomic interval AAAGAACTGCTTAATATATAATGGATTGTAACAGGCGGATATTTATTGTGTAGAATTTTTTTAATAGAATGTCAATAAGCTTTTATCGGTAATTATTAATTTATAAGATAAGAGCAACTATTTGTTGGTCAATTAGTTATTTTGTTTCTAAAAATGCAACTCATAATTATTCAAATGGAAACAGGTGGTTTTGTTTTAAAAGTTGATTCGAAAATATTTATCAAATAAATTTAATTGAATTGCCTGTTTAATGTGTGAATTTGCCCGTTTTATTATAATTTTTCTAAATAATAAGTCGTTGATTTGATAATTTTACGTTATTTGCAGATCCGTTACACTCCTTCCACAATATTTATCTGATATAGTGTTTTAGTAATCCGGATTTGACCGATACCAATTTTATATCAATCTTCTTAAAAAATAATTTGCTTGATTTATTCAGAAACCCCGCAATTATTTGAATCTATATTTTACCCTCCCAATTTTTTTTAAGATATCGTCGTTTTCACTAATAACTAAGAAATCTTATGCGGAAAAAGGATCACTTATTAATGTTGTAATGGCCGTAAAAAGCTAAATGCATTTCCATATTCAGGTTTACAATTCAATGAGTCTTCTTATTATTCAGACGGTATTCAACCAACAGCAATCCTTGTTTTATTTATGAACTTTGTTTTTTTGCTGTTGCGGGGATTTCAGGCTGGTACATTTTTAGATGAGCTTAAAACATAATCATGACAAAAACTATGTACTTTAATTCTAAATCTCATTTAATATTATTTTTAAAAATACAATTCACACTGATTGTATTCGCAGCCTCTTCTAACGCTTACAGCAAAGCTATTCCGGCCCTCCATAAAACAATTGAAGCGTCTGGTTATCCCGATACATTAGCAGTAGGTTGTTCTCCGATCAGTACATTGTCCTGTTCGGCACTTAAAGTTGACCTTCCTTATTCTTTATCATTTAATGCCGCCGTTGCTGGTACAATCACCGATAAAAATGGTGTAGGAACCGGATTTACTACAGTAAATACTTATTCGGGAACACGGCTTACAGCGGATGGTCAGCCAACGAACACTCAGGTTCCTGGTTATGAACCATCAAAAATAACGGTCACCGGTGGGCGCTTACAGCTTGTAGCCAATAAGGGCATCGATTTCCTGACTAATAACAACCAGCTCAATGTTCTGGGCGTGAAAATTAAACCAACCAGAAAAGTGCAGCTTGAAGTAAAGCTGATCAATCCTGTGAATAAAACGGCATCCCAGCAAGGCGGGTTATGGTATGGTCGTAACGATAAGACATACATTAAGCTGGGCGTTACGGGTAATAAAGTTGAGCTGAGAAAAGAAATAAATGATGTGACCAGTGTAACAGCAGGGCCCAGTAATCCTGACCAGCGCATTACCGCCGTAATCAGTAATCTGAATACAAAAACCGTACAATTGCGAATGGTGATTGATTCCATGGCTGGTACGGTTGCAGGTTATTATTCAATAGATGGAGGTATCACATTCATTAATGCGGGCATGACGTATGCGTTGCCGGAGCTTAGTGTTACCGGTATGGCTTTAACGGACAGTGTTGCATACGGCGGAATTTTTGCGACTTACCGTAACGGATCGAACCCTGATACTTACAATTTTGATGATTTCGGTATCAGCAGTTTAACTACACCGACCGTATTACAAACTGTTCAGATTGATTTCCTTCCCAAAACAACGACTGCACCTGATGGTTTTCTGGCCGATGTTGGACTGGCTTTTAATGTAAACCGTAAATATGGCTGGCTGAATACGGCTACTCAGCAGCCATCGGATTACAGTGCCAACATGCGATTACGAAGCGGGACTACGGACGCAAAACAACGCTCGCTCGTGCAAATGCAGTCTACCACGGATAATAAGGCTCCCGGAAGCTGGGAATATACGGTACCGAACGGCTTGTACACGGTTACAGTAAGTGCGGGGGATAATAATTACTATGATAGTAATCACCAGATTAACGTAGAAGGATTACCGGCTGTTTCGGATTTTACGCCATCTTCTTCGAATAAATTTCGGGTTGCTACGGCAACTGTGCAGGTCAATGACGGGAGATTAACTATAGATGCAACGGGGGGAACAAACACTAAAATGAATTATCTGATTTTTGCACCTGCAAAATCAGTAACGGACGTTACTACGCCAACTGCAAGTGCCAGATTTGTCGGTACACTTAAATCAGCAAGAGTTTACGACAAACAGGTCCAGGTATATATTACAGGCAAAGATGAGGGCGGGTCTGGATTGACCAAGTTGCAGTACACTTTGAATGGAAGTACATATACCAATTATACTGCTCCTTTTGTGATTAACACACCGGGAAGTTACAGCATGGCTGTTAGGGCTGTTGATGCGAATAATAATGAAACCGTTACAAATGTCTATTATTTTAGCGTTTACGACGAAACTGCGTATCAGGCTGTCAATATAGATTTTTTGCCTGAGGGGGCTCCATTGGCAGTAGGCTTCACCCCGGATTACGGAAATCCGTTTGCATCCTCAAGGAAATTTGGCTGGTTGAGTGCATATTCCGGAAATCCATCCGATTATCGGGCTAATATGCGTTTGCGGAGTGATACTACCTATGTAAAACAACGAACGCTGGTAGAAATGCAGTCCAATACGGACAATGAGCAGCCGGGAGTATGGGAACATATTGTCCCAAATGGACTATACACGGTAATTGTAGGAGCAGGTGACAGCGATTATCTCGACAGCGATCACCAGATCAATGTGGAAGGTTTACCCGTTGTCAGTGATTTTATTCCTTCTGCTGACGAAAAATATCGCGTTGGAACAGCAACTGTTCAGGTTAATGACGGCAGGCTTACAATTAATGCAACCGGCGGAGTAAAAACCAAAATGACTTACCTGAGTTTCAGCCTCGCCAGTACAGTTGCTGATACGGTTGCACCGGTAACGAATGCCCGTTTTGAAGGTTCGGTATATGCCACAGATGTTTACAATGATCAGGTTAAGATATTTATTACAGCAGCAGATGAGGGCGGATCAGGCCTGGCAATCCTGCAATATGCGATAAACGACGGAGCCTACATTAATTATACAGTACCTTTTGCCATACAAACCCCGGGTGATTATAATTTAAAAATCAAAGCTGTTGATGCTAACGGGAACCAGAAAATTGTATCTGCCTATAATTTCACGGTAATTGATCCGAATGCGCCTAAAATCCTTTCTTTTTCGAAGGAAAGAATAAGTTTTACCATATTGAAAGGACAAACGATATTGCCGCAGACCGTAAATCTGACAACAAGCCCGACAACAAATTCGTATATTTTTGCTAAAACGGAAGCAAGCTGGCTAACTCTGCCGGCAAAATCACGCACTTTACAATTTGGCCCGGACAACATTAATTCCAACATGCCGGTAGGGGATTACCAGGCTCTGGTGACTTGTACTGCGGATAATTATCAGACTGCAACGCTTCTCATCGATCTGCATGTAATTGAAGATAGCAAGCCACAAGTCAGTGATGTAAATTTTCAGGATGCTGCAACTGTACCTCCATTGGGTTATGTGCGTGATTATGGGCAGGCATACGGAGTACGGACCGGGCAGTATCAGGGTGCAGGGTTGGAATATGGCTGGAGAAAACGCTCGGATGGAACTGTTGTCAACCTGACAGCGAACGGCCGTAATCGTAATACGCCGGAAGATATTTTACTGGCTACGTTATTCCATATGCAAGCCGATGACATCCCCGGGACTTTTGCTGGTACAAAAACGGAAGCATACTGGGAAATGAAAGTGCTGAATGGTACTTATGACGTAACCGTCGCTGTGGGCGATGGTTTGGTAAACACTTCTCCTGAACTCCATTCCATTAATATTGAAGGGGTGAATGTAATAAACCAGTTTATTCCAAACGGAAAAAAAGGGACTAACAGTCGTTTTAAATACGTTACATCCAGGATCAATGTCACGGATGAATATCTGACTATAAATGCCGATGGAGGTACAAATACCAAAATCTGTTCAGTCAATATTCTACCGGTTTCGCTGGCTCCTTATTTATTCTGGGCGTCGAAAACTACAAACGTTCTTATAAAAAAAGGATCTGCTGAAAACAGTTCATTTTCGATTGTGCTGGGAAGTTCCACGAGTTCGGCATCCGGTTACACACTCACAGCAAATTATGGGTCAGGTGCGACAGGATGGCTTTCTTTCAACCCGTCTCCTACAGGATTACAGGCTAATGTAAGTTTTGATTTTTCGGCGGCGAAAAATCTGGCAATAGGAATTTACAAGGCAACAATTAAAGCAACCTCAGCCGGATTTACCAGCGCAGCATTTGACATTCAGATTAACGTAGTAGATGGTTCAAAACCCTACGTAATTTCTTCATCGCCGGCTAATGGTTCGACTAAGGTTGCTTTAAGTACGGTCAGTATCGCTGCTAATAATTTACATATTCCTATTGTTGAGGGATTTAAGGGCGGGGTTAATAATAGCACCATTGATAGTTCGACTGTTAAATTACTTAAAATTGTAAACGGTACAAGTACCAAAGTGGCAGGAGTAGTGCAGGGAACGGGTGGAGGTGATGTAATCAGTTTCTCGCCATCGAGCGGCCTTGAAGCCAATACAGTTTATAAATTCGTAATTACGTCCGGTGTGCAATCCTACACAGGTGCAGGTTTTTCACCATACGAAGCAACCTTTACTACGGCAGCAGCCAAAATTGACTCAAGCAATATTCTGAATGCCCATTTTACCAAAGTGCCGATTCCCGGTACGCAGAATCAGAAATATACTTCTTTAACCGTCGGGCCCGATGGCAGGTTTTATGCACTCAGGCTTGACGGAGCAATTGAACGTTACAATATCAATCATGCAGATGGTATGCTGAGCAGTAAATTTACCATCAGTACGCTGGTCAATAAATATGGTAACCGTTCGGCAGTTGGGCTGGTTTTTGATCCACTGTCAACCGCATCTAATTTGATTGCATGGGTTTCCCACTCATCAGAAGGATTGGCTTCGGCACCGACTTTTGACGGTAACATTTCGCGTTTACAGGGAGATAATCTGCAAAATGAACAGTTGGCCGTTACTAAACTACCGCGTTCAAAAAGAGACCATCTGGTCAACAGCCTCGCTTTCGGGCCGGATAGCGCCTTGTATATTTGCCAGGGAAGTATGAGTTCGGCAGGATCTTACGATGGTGACTGGCAACGGGAAGAAGTGTTACTTTCAGGTGCCGTGCTAAGGCTTGATCTGGTAAAGCTCAGCGGGTTCAATTTACCCTTGAATGTTCAGACTACCTCAAACC from Dyadobacter sp. NIV53 carries:
- a CDS encoding OmpL47-type beta-barrel domain-containing protein — translated: MTKTMYFNSKSHLILFLKIQFTLIVFAASSNAYSKAIPALHKTIEASGYPDTLAVGCSPISTLSCSALKVDLPYSLSFNAAVAGTITDKNGVGTGFTTVNTYSGTRLTADGQPTNTQVPGYEPSKITVTGGRLQLVANKGIDFLTNNNQLNVLGVKIKPTRKVQLEVKLINPVNKTASQQGGLWYGRNDKTYIKLGVTGNKVELRKEINDVTSVTAGPSNPDQRITAVISNLNTKTVQLRMVIDSMAGTVAGYYSIDGGITFINAGMTYALPELSVTGMALTDSVAYGGIFATYRNGSNPDTYNFDDFGISSLTTPTVLQTVQIDFLPKTTTAPDGFLADVGLAFNVNRKYGWLNTATQQPSDYSANMRLRSGTTDAKQRSLVQMQSTTDNKAPGSWEYTVPNGLYTVTVSAGDNNYYDSNHQINVEGLPAVSDFTPSSSNKFRVATATVQVNDGRLTIDATGGTNTKMNYLIFAPAKSVTDVTTPTASARFVGTLKSARVYDKQVQVYITGKDEGGSGLTKLQYTLNGSTYTNYTAPFVINTPGSYSMAVRAVDANNNETVTNVYYFSVYDETAYQAVNIDFLPEGAPLAVGFTPDYGNPFASSRKFGWLSAYSGNPSDYRANMRLRSDTTYVKQRTLVEMQSNTDNEQPGVWEHIVPNGLYTVIVGAGDSDYLDSDHQINVEGLPVVSDFIPSADEKYRVGTATVQVNDGRLTINATGGVKTKMTYLSFSLASTVADTVAPVTNARFEGSVYATDVYNDQVKIFITAADEGGSGLAILQYAINDGAYINYTVPFAIQTPGDYNLKIKAVDANGNQKIVSAYNFTVIDPNAPKILSFSKERISFTILKGQTILPQTVNLTTSPTTNSYIFAKTEASWLTLPAKSRTLQFGPDNINSNMPVGDYQALVTCTADNYQTATLLIDLHVIEDSKPQVSDVNFQDAATVPPLGYVRDYGQAYGVRTGQYQGAGLEYGWRKRSDGTVVNLTANGRNRNTPEDILLATLFHMQADDIPGTFAGTKTEAYWEMKVLNGTYDVTVAVGDGLVNTSPELHSINIEGVNVINQFIPNGKKGTNSRFKYVTSRINVTDEYLTINADGGTNTKICSVNILPVSLAPYLFWASKTTNVLIKKGSAENSSFSIVLGSSTSSASGYTLTANYGSGATGWLSFNPSPTGLQANVSFDFSAAKNLAIGIYKATIKATSAGFTSAAFDIQINVVDGSKPYVISSSPANGSTKVALSTVSIAANNLHIPIVEGFKGGVNNSTIDSSTVKLLKIVNGTSTKVAGVVQGTGGGDVISFSPSSGLEANTVYKFVITSGVQSYTGAGFSPYEATFTTAAAKIDSSNILNAHFTKVPIPGTQNQKYTSLTVGPDGRFYALRLDGAIERYNINHADGMLSSKFTISTLVNKYGNRSAVGLVFDPLSTASNLIAWVSHSSEGLASAPTFDGNISRLQGDNLQNEQLAVTKLPRSKRDHLVNSLAFGPDSALYICQGSMSSAGSYDGDWQREEVLLSGAVLRLDLVKLSGFNLPLNVQTTSNQNLINNAPSISVTMSDSTYNPYGSSSPLTIYASGVRNPYDLVWHSNGQLYLPTNGSGGGGNSPASVTGTRRPNGTFYNGTEVTATTGIAVQHDWLFRVNPAMPVGYFGHPNPLRGEYVLNRGFMDNNKYFPSVGTDVNYRPAAYDFGLNNSPNGALEYKSNTFGGILKGKLLVCRFAGGGDIAVMEPGSKVKTSYSGNDDSIYDIVKVTTGSGNNGLVGMSGFGNPLDIVEDVVNGNLYIVEYNWNDSPNLISQITLLKAQTGPAPAVRTAASYEPVSNEVQAKNKKYDITVSNKGGDVLRVKSIRITGPDAAKFRITDVNLPTEKSPLRIRKNSPVTFKVYAKAAAPEFACYAKLLITSMDNSVTEVDINNALESDIIEFENIQAEINDDGLMDHSLEVYPNPNDGRPLSVQLKRFNSQEKVSIYLYDKTGNMIKFIKGVTNEKGEFTTGIPLNGIVKSGFYIVRVEYLSGFRVAKIINID